In a single window of the Acidobacteriota bacterium genome:
- a CDS encoding sensor domain-containing diguanylate cyclase: MAVLSEKTILGILQRIAYGSGVAAAITNGGQEHFAANNNSICSSLNPDGEYSPACAAFCGRAREVAENAGGTASFVCHAGLKCRAAVIPELGDKAVVAGRTFPNSAAYRNATTRAMTGDWQHLDPVKLFENAPIEDSDEVIDRTANMIAAMITKAALAAEPPVKAEEQILETPPFDRPAEEPVREPVPPPAAEIAPPAAEESPSKTVFDNEKERRDAAEWRSFIATLSRMEYREAAEATLEMAAERFKIDSLVWLDRTGDTLQNLSARGALSERRITLNIRPNDPRLAAAAHTRRPLELGERARDGKQSTRTLQLFPLGSDDTVNAAIGVFGGLKHENDAVKLSGICASLAPQIEILRLRDEVRRRDEISRAVRRFSDSLKQVDREDLWTHVAQSSAEMIGAERASIFIHDDRTGSLKLRAVVGAVNEFDIDLAGERVAEIVFEKAAPLIVPDVAKTGLPSVAERGYKTRSFLACPITLADRTLGVICFADRVDGSPFTRSSLDLFLMVAPQLAVAVDRAALKDIAGEFEQLSVTDPLTGLLNRRYIEARLEEEIKRSNRHGFPMSFLMLDVDHFKSYNDTFGHPAGDEALKLVGHVIRETLRGADVAARYGGEEFSILLPQTPGHEAAAIAERIRANIENTKFPHRQVTTSIGVASCSAELCAAGPMVDAADKALYEAKRLGRNRVQAFEAIAPDGVIQRTYG; the protein is encoded by the coding sequence ATGGCAGTTTTGAGCGAAAAGACCATACTCGGCATCCTGCAGCGTATTGCTTACGGCAGCGGTGTGGCCGCGGCGATCACGAACGGGGGCCAAGAGCATTTTGCTGCAAACAATAACTCCATCTGCAGTTCGCTCAATCCCGACGGTGAGTATTCCCCGGCGTGTGCGGCTTTTTGCGGACGTGCCCGTGAAGTGGCCGAGAACGCAGGCGGTACGGCTTCGTTCGTCTGCCACGCAGGGCTCAAATGCCGTGCTGCCGTGATCCCCGAACTCGGCGACAAGGCCGTTGTAGCCGGCAGGACATTTCCCAATTCCGCCGCATACCGTAACGCGACCACGCGTGCGATGACGGGCGACTGGCAGCATCTCGACCCCGTAAAACTTTTTGAGAATGCGCCGATCGAAGATTCGGACGAGGTCATCGACAGGACCGCGAACATGATCGCCGCGATGATAACAAAGGCAGCACTTGCCGCCGAACCGCCTGTAAAGGCCGAAGAACAGATACTCGAAACACCGCCTTTTGACCGGCCGGCAGAAGAACCGGTACGAGAACCCGTTCCGCCGCCGGCTGCCGAGATCGCGCCTCCTGCGGCCGAGGAGTCCCCGTCGAAAACTGTTTTTGATAACGAAAAGGAGCGCCGCGACGCTGCCGAATGGCGGTCGTTCATTGCGACGCTCTCGCGTATGGAATATCGCGAGGCTGCCGAAGCTACGCTGGAAATGGCCGCAGAGCGTTTCAAGATCGATTCTCTGGTGTGGCTCGACCGCACGGGCGACACGCTGCAAAACTTGTCTGCCCGCGGTGCCCTTTCAGAACGCCGTATCACGCTCAACATAAGGCCGAACGATCCGCGTCTTGCCGCTGCTGCCCACACGCGCCGTCCGCTGGAACTCGGCGAACGAGCTAGAGACGGCAAGCAAAGTACGCGTACCCTGCAGCTTTTCCCGCTCGGCAGCGATGACACGGTGAATGCGGCGATCGGAGTTTTCGGCGGTCTGAAACACGAAAACGATGCAGTCAAACTTTCCGGAATTTGTGCTTCGCTGGCGCCGCAGATCGAGATACTTCGTCTTCGTGACGAGGTCAGGCGCCGCGACGAAATATCGCGTGCCGTCAGGCGTTTCAGCGACAGCCTGAAGCAGGTCGATCGCGAAGACCTCTGGACACACGTAGCCCAAAGCTCTGCGGAGATGATCGGTGCCGAGCGTGCATCGATATTTATTCACGACGATCGCACCGGCTCTCTGAAACTTCGCGCCGTGGTCGGAGCGGTAAATGAATTCGATATCGACCTTGCGGGTGAGCGTGTCGCAGAGATCGTCTTTGAAAAGGCCGCCCCGCTGATAGTGCCGGACGTTGCAAAAACAGGATTGCCGTCAGTAGCTGAACGCGGCTATAAGACCCGCTCGTTCCTCGCATGCCCGATCACGCTGGCCGACCGAACACTTGGTGTTATTTGTTTCGCGGACCGCGTTGACGGTTCCCCATTCACGCGAAGTTCGCTCGACCTGTTCCTGATGGTCGCACCCCAGCTTGCGGTCGCGGTAGATCGTGCGGCATTGAAGGACATCGCCGGCGAATTTGAACAGCTGTCGGTGACCGACCCGCTGACGGGCCTGCTGAATCGCCGGTATATCGAGGCGCGTCTCGAAGAAGAAATAAAGCGGTCAAACAGACACGGTTTTCCGATGAGCTTTTTGATGCTCGACGTCGATCATTTCAAATCGTATAACGATACGTTCGGGCACCCTGCCGGCGACGAGGCTCTGAAACTCGTCGGCCACGTTATTCGCGAAACGCTTCGCGGAGCTGACGTTGCCGCTCGCTATGGCGGCGAAGAATTTTCCATTTTGCTTCCACAGACGCCGGGCCATGAGGCCGCAGCCATTGCCGAACGCATAAGAGCTAATATCGAGAACACAAAATTCCCGCACCGTCAGGTAACGACAAGCATCGGCGTGGCAAGCTGTTCGGCAGAGCTTTGTGCCGCGGGGCCGATGGTAGATGCCGCGGACAAGGCTTTGTACGAGGCAAAACGGCTGGGACGAAATCGTGTACAGGCGTTTGAGGCGATCGCCCCCGACGGTGTGATACAAAGAACGTATGGCTGA
- a CDS encoding ATP-binding protein — MAEPRQDQILGRVAADRFIGRQDELARLIDHARGSDTNNAIAVLAEPFSGSGELLRQAYDRLFTEGGETIPFFFDVRNFRGDLSSAAAAFVRSLAVQIVAFGRRDPNFLHIPRDLSSLADHAAPKDLEIVISLSEIERNGCDDIQSCFAAPLITAARGRRSAVLVAGAELLVGTDASWLNFQSGYHDPRVRLVVAGDRRAIYGRTSFQTMDLSSLGDAEASEMAATIASTRELNIADHICDLIGEMFTGSPALISSFLRGVSRASEMTAYGHFAREYADSVCGGELSLVIDDAVRSAVPDIELRARTISILCAHLDVNDGFVPISFWQRHLKASPDEAAKIVDALNCAEFIDLSYAGTRIRRDKVFLTDHLSAVRDLSRSASQRALIISELVSDVAASSPEALERAYRRRNALGIRSILESFGSQAVSTALLDFRRFRNELRGADPDKIEKALKEDPQKFTLPAVSFAANTEYFYPQFAEICDTERSAVGIGTADGGRERAVWLAAEIESKLEANVETTEFWCDRLEMAAANSGFENFAIWLIAPEGFSEEALDVLDKRNAFGSSRQQAEMLRKALESKVTPPKPRPANEYEITIPTGEETEVAAVHAFEEAAKRHNVPQKTINKIKTALVEACINASEHSNSPDGKIEVRFTFFQNRVDIEVANRGVRMTREKADAAAAESRRGWGLKLMKGLMDDVRIDSSEARTVVRMSRNIDAA, encoded by the coding sequence ATGGCTGAGCCGAGGCAAGATCAGATATTGGGACGCGTTGCAGCCGATCGTTTTATTGGCAGGCAAGACGAACTTGCGCGTCTGATCGATCACGCCCGCGGCAGCGACACCAACAATGCAATTGCGGTCCTCGCCGAGCCTTTTTCCGGATCTGGGGAATTACTGCGGCAGGCTTACGACAGGCTCTTCACAGAAGGCGGCGAAACGATACCTTTCTTTTTCGACGTCAGAAATTTCCGCGGCGATCTTTCGTCCGCTGCAGCCGCGTTCGTTCGCAGCCTCGCGGTCCAGATCGTAGCTTTCGGCCGCCGCGACCCGAATTTCCTGCATATCCCGCGTGACCTTTCGAGTCTCGCGGACCACGCTGCTCCGAAAGATCTCGAAATAGTGATCTCGCTGTCAGAGATAGAACGGAATGGCTGCGATGACATTCAAAGCTGCTTTGCAGCTCCGTTGATCACCGCGGCACGCGGCCGCCGATCGGCGGTGCTTGTCGCAGGTGCAGAGTTGCTTGTCGGCACGGACGCGTCATGGCTCAATTTTCAAAGCGGCTATCACGATCCGCGGGTCCGCTTAGTTGTGGCCGGTGATCGGCGTGCGATCTACGGAAGGACATCGTTTCAAACGATGGACCTGTCGTCACTGGGAGACGCTGAGGCGTCAGAGATGGCCGCAACCATCGCTTCGACGCGTGAACTGAATATTGCCGACCATATATGCGACCTGATCGGCGAGATGTTCACCGGCTCTCCTGCACTGATCTCTTCGTTCTTGCGAGGAGTGTCGAGGGCAAGCGAGATGACCGCCTACGGGCATTTCGCCCGCGAATATGCAGATTCCGTATGCGGCGGTGAGCTGTCGCTCGTAATAGACGATGCCGTTCGGTCGGCCGTCCCGGACATTGAGCTCAGGGCTCGGACGATCTCCATTTTGTGCGCTCACCTCGATGTAAATGACGGATTTGTTCCGATCTCGTTTTGGCAAAGGCATCTGAAAGCGTCACCTGACGAGGCAGCAAAGATCGTTGACGCGTTGAATTGCGCTGAGTTCATAGACCTGAGCTATGCAGGCACACGGATCCGTCGGGACAAGGTATTTCTGACAGACCATTTGTCGGCTGTCCGCGATCTCAGCCGCTCTGCTTCCCAGCGGGCCCTCATCATCAGCGAACTTGTTTCAGATGTCGCCGCCAGCTCGCCCGAGGCGCTCGAAAGAGCTTATCGCCGTCGCAATGCCCTCGGCATCAGGTCCATTTTAGAGAGTTTCGGATCGCAGGCCGTCTCGACCGCATTGCTTGATTTCCGGCGTTTTCGCAACGAGCTTCGCGGAGCCGACCCGGACAAGATCGAAAAGGCCCTTAAAGAGGATCCGCAGAAATTCACGCTTCCCGCCGTCTCTTTCGCTGCTAACACGGAATACTTTTATCCGCAGTTCGCTGAGATCTGCGACACAGAACGGTCGGCGGTCGGCATCGGCACTGCAGATGGCGGCCGCGAACGGGCGGTCTGGCTCGCCGCCGAGATAGAATCGAAGCTCGAAGCGAACGTCGAAACGACCGAATTCTGGTGCGACCGTCTGGAAATGGCGGCGGCGAATTCGGGCTTTGAGAATTTCGCCATTTGGCTGATCGCTCCCGAAGGCTTTTCAGAAGAGGCTCTTGACGTTCTCGACAAACGAAATGCGTTCGGTTCGAGTCGTCAACAGGCCGAGATGCTGCGTAAAGCACTGGAATCCAAGGTAACGCCGCCAAAGCCACGGCCCGCGAACGAATACGAGATCACCATTCCCACGGGCGAAGAAACGGAGGTCGCTGCAGTTCACGCATTTGAGGAGGCCGCAAAGCGTCACAACGTCCCGCAGAAGACGATAAATAAGATCAAGACCGCCCTCGTCGAGGCGTGCATCAACGCATCGGAACACTCCAACAGCCCTGACGGCAAGATCGAAGTAAGATTCACGTTTTTTCAGAACCGAGTCGATATCGAGGTCGCGAACCGCGGCGTCCGCATGACCCGAGAAAAGGCTGACGCCGCTGCCGCTGAGTCCCGCCGCGGCTGGGGGCTGAAACTGATGAAAGGCCTGATGGACGATGTCCGGATCGACTCTTCTGAGGCCCGCACCGTTGTTCGAATGTCCCGAAACATTGACGCCGCCTGA
- a CDS encoding D-alanyl-D-alanine carboxypeptidase, with translation MIKIALRTKLFLAVFAVIGSTAAFAQDGRTPFMQDITVVREPVATPTPGVQRTGSSAPTMPVSTGMRTSFPALAAARVPGYSGILIESMDGLIVAESNADIAFNPASNVKVATAYAVLKTFGPEFRFLTSIYTDGGIDRSTGTLHGNLYVSGKDPMFAFQHGVALAHELNKLGIRSIAGDLVVTDNFSMNYAASPGVSAQTLQLTLDASRRTAAATKQWNEFLMHSGRWGTVAGTPDVRFTGAVYVQSIPSNLQHLFTHESTPVKEILKAVLCFSNNFLSERLGALLGGPYAVARIVHLNAGIEPSEFSIQTASGLGINRVTPNAMMKLLRSLRSDLARYKLTFADIMPVAGVDRGTLEGRFGDTFSRASVVGKTGTLPRGDSGVSTLAGEINTKSGKFLFVIFNQRGNFQQFRAFQNYFVSLVQGQLGGAEPVPYNFMSLDARMARSRITYPDGRSFGGEE, from the coding sequence ATGATAAAAATTGCCCTCCGGACAAAGCTTTTTCTCGCCGTTTTTGCCGTAATTGGTTCCACTGCCGCTTTTGCACAGGACGGCAGGACGCCGTTCATGCAGGACATCACGGTTGTCCGTGAACCCGTTGCGACACCGACGCCCGGCGTTCAGCGAACCGGCAGTTCGGCACCGACTATGCCGGTCTCGACCGGCATGAGGACGTCATTCCCGGCGCTTGCTGCGGCAAGGGTTCCGGGCTACTCGGGCATTTTGATCGAATCGATGGACGGCCTTATTGTCGCCGAATCGAATGCCGATATTGCGTTCAATCCCGCTTCGAACGTAAAGGTCGCGACGGCCTACGCGGTCCTGAAAACGTTCGGGCCGGAGTTTCGTTTTTTAACAAGTATTTACACCGACGGCGGCATCGACCGCTCGACGGGAACTCTCCACGGCAACCTCTATGTATCCGGCAAAGACCCGATGTTCGCGTTCCAGCACGGCGTCGCACTTGCCCATGAGCTGAATAAACTTGGGATCCGCAGCATCGCAGGCGACCTCGTCGTCACCGACAATTTTTCGATGAATTATGCGGCATCGCCGGGCGTGTCGGCACAGACGCTGCAGTTAACGCTTGACGCTTCCCGACGCACTGCAGCGGCCACGAAACAGTGGAACGAGTTTTTGATGCACTCAGGCCGTTGGGGGACGGTTGCCGGAACTCCGGACGTAAGGTTCACCGGAGCTGTTTATGTTCAGTCCATACCGAGCAATCTGCAGCACCTTTTTACTCACGAATCTACTCCTGTCAAAGAGATACTGAAGGCGGTCCTTTGCTTCTCTAACAACTTCCTGTCAGAACGCCTCGGAGCGCTTCTGGGCGGGCCATACGCCGTTGCCAGGATCGTTCATCTGAATGCGGGCATCGAGCCGTCAGAATTTTCGATCCAAACAGCAAGCGGTCTTGGGATCAACCGCGTGACGCCGAACGCAATGATGAAATTGCTGCGTTCGCTCCGCAGCGACCTGGCTCGCTACAAACTGACATTTGCAGACATCATGCCGGTCGCGGGAGTTGACCGCGGTACGCTCGAAGGCCGATTTGGCGACACGTTCTCACGAGCGAGCGTCGTCGGCAAAACGGGCACACTTCCCCGCGGCGACAGCGGCGTCAGCACGCTCGCGGGCGAGATCAATACCAAAAGCGGCAAGTTTCTGTTCGTTATCTTCAATCAACGCGGTAATTTCCAGCAGTTCCGCGCTTTCCAAAATTACTTCGTCTCATTGGTTCAGGGGCAACTGGGCGGAGCCGAACCTGTTCCGTACAACTTTATGTCGCTTGACGCCCGCATGGCTCGTTCGAGGATCACCTATCCTGACGGACGCAGCTTCGGCGGCGAAGAATAG
- the murJ gene encoding murein biosynthesis integral membrane protein MurJ — protein sequence MSADKDPSLPITPDTKMPASDGAKVARFAGIASIAILFSRFFGLIREIIFAKYFGAGFLYDAFIVGFRVPNLLRDLFAEGALSNAFVKIFTDYITNRSEAEAWRLASLVFNVLAVVMSIITIAGIFLSPLFVKIITYNYLGDPNHYYPAEKAALATVLMQIMFPFILLVAMAALAMGVLNTKGRFGIPASASTAFNIASIVVGLALAYWLSGGGWERSIDKLSIPADTAQWAIIGMAIGTLVGGAAQLLIQIPSLYKVGFRFRLNFNLRDEGLHRVMRLMAPAIIGTGAIQIKVLVDTIVASGIDGGASWLSYAFRLMMFPIGVIGVSVGTAAIPTLSRLASEGNTVRFRNTLSDAVKLVILVAVPSACGLIVLSEPIISLLFQRGEFTPFDTDMTAWALTGYAIGLAGYASIKVLSPGFFALEDGKTPMLVSLASIVIHVPASFLLMQLLSTVGVTPDRPNGYGHVGVALATTLVSIANFLALVFLMRRRIKRINGGEILASLAKTAAASVIMSAAAFEVYHSIKGIFPHKVLLTQIFDAFVPIAAAVLVFVIAAKLLRISEMEKIFGVFQKKLGFGK from the coding sequence ATGTCGGCAGACAAAGATCCATCATTACCGATCACACCCGACACCAAGATGCCTGCATCTGACGGGGCGAAGGTCGCGCGTTTCGCCGGGATCGCGTCGATAGCTATCCTTTTCTCACGCTTTTTCGGCCTGATCCGCGAGATCATCTTTGCAAAGTATTTCGGAGCAGGGTTTCTGTATGACGCTTTCATTGTAGGCTTTCGAGTACCTAACCTTCTTCGCGATCTCTTTGCCGAAGGTGCTCTATCAAATGCGTTCGTTAAGATCTTTACGGACTACATAACGAACCGCAGCGAAGCAGAGGCGTGGCGGTTGGCGAGTCTTGTTTTCAACGTTCTCGCCGTCGTGATGAGCATCATCACGATCGCGGGCATATTCCTTTCACCGCTATTCGTAAAGATCATCACCTATAACTACCTCGGCGACCCGAATCACTACTATCCCGCTGAGAAAGCTGCATTGGCGACCGTGCTGATGCAGATAATGTTCCCTTTTATACTGCTCGTCGCGATGGCAGCTCTCGCGATGGGCGTGCTCAATACAAAAGGACGTTTCGGCATTCCGGCGTCGGCTTCGACGGCGTTCAACATTGCGTCGATCGTTGTCGGGCTCGCTCTGGCCTATTGGCTGAGCGGCGGCGGATGGGAACGTTCGATCGACAAACTTTCCATTCCGGCGGATACGGCACAATGGGCGATCATCGGCATGGCGATCGGCACGCTTGTCGGCGGAGCCGCTCAGCTTTTGATACAAATTCCGTCGCTGTACAAGGTCGGCTTTCGTTTTCGGCTGAATTTCAATTTACGCGACGAAGGGCTGCACCGCGTGATGCGTCTGATGGCTCCGGCGATAATCGGAACAGGTGCGATTCAAATAAAAGTATTGGTCGATACCATCGTCGCTTCGGGCATCGACGGTGGAGCTTCGTGGCTCAGCTATGCGTTTCGGCTGATGATGTTCCCTATCGGCGTTATCGGCGTGTCGGTCGGCACCGCAGCAATACCCACGCTTTCGCGGCTTGCGTCTGAAGGCAATACCGTACGCTTTCGCAACACGCTTTCCGATGCAGTGAAGCTGGTGATCCTCGTTGCCGTGCCCTCAGCTTGCGGGCTGATAGTACTTAGCGAACCGATCATCAGCCTTCTTTTCCAACGCGGCGAGTTCACGCCATTCGACACCGATATGACCGCGTGGGCCCTTACCGGTTACGCTATCGGTTTGGCGGGCTATGCGTCTATAAAGGTACTCTCACCGGGCTTTTTCGCGCTTGAGGACGGCAAAACTCCGATGCTCGTCAGTCTGGCGTCAATTGTAATTCACGTACCCGCAAGTTTTCTGCTGATGCAGCTGCTTTCGACCGTCGGCGTGACCCCTGATCGCCCGAACGGCTACGGTCATGTCGGCGTTGCACTCGCTACGACATTGGTTTCGATAGCCAATTTCCTCGCGCTCGTTTTCTTGATGCGGCGCCGTATCAAACGCATCAACGGCGGCGAGATATTGGCGTCACTTGCTAAAACGGCCGCTGCATCTGTGATAATGTCGGCCGCTGCATTTGAGGTTTATCATTCGATAAAGGGCATATTCCCGCACAAGGTGCTGCTGACGCAGATTTTTGACGCTTTTGTGCCCATCGCAGCCGCCGTCTTGGTTTTCGTAATAGCTGCTAAGCTGCTCAGGATCAGCGAGATGGAGAAGATCTTCGGAGTATTCCAAAAGAAATTGGGATTCGGTAAATAG